From the genome of Candidatus Defluviilinea proxima:
CAAAACGGTTGTCGTGGCGTTGAATGCTTCAGCATCGCCTCAGCATATCCACGTCACCTATGATGCGAAAGCTAAGCCCAAACCCATTTTTGGCGAAGCATCCGAAATATCCGTGGATGGGCGTCTCAGGTTCACCATCCCTGCACGAAGCGGAGTAGTATTGAAGTAGAAGCAAAAGACAGTTACCTTGCAAGTAACTGTCTTTTTAAAGCATTGGTTTGTTTTTATCGATCCACCTAGTACTGTTCAAACGCGAAAGGATAAACAACATGGATGATAATCTTTTCTCCAACCCTTTTGATAAGAACGAACAAAACATGGGCATGAAACCTATCGACTCTGGAGAAGGGGATACCAGTGGACGATCACTTGTATGGTTCCTGATAGGCATCATCGCAATAGGATGCCTCTGTTTCTTCGGCGCCGCACTGCTTTACTACCAACCCGATGTCAAAACACTTTATGCTCAATACTTCCCGTCGCCCACATCGACTCTAACCGCAACACCTGTATCAACTTCTACACCTATACCAACACCTACAAACACACCCACTCCAACGCCCAACATGACCGCCACCGCTATTGCCATCCAGGCAACAGATACCGCTCTTGCTTATCAGGCGACTGCTGAGAACGCGGCAACCAAGTGGAAGGTGATCCGCACCGACACATTCGATTCAAACAAGAACGATTGGCTGGTTGAATCGAATAGTGAAGATGAATACTCTACAACCAGCTACGAGGTTGTAGATGGAAAATACAGATGGGACACAACCGCTCACCAATCGTATATCGGCTGGGTACGAGCTGGCAGAAAGGTACTGAAAGATTTTTACCTGAGCGTGGATATCCAAGCCATGGAAGCGCCCGAAACTGCAGATTACGGTGTGGTCTTCCGTGAGGATGAAGATTCGAATTTCTATTACTTTGGGATCAACGAACAGGGAGAGTATGCCTTGTATGTGTATTTCAAAGAATGGAGCACTCTCATCGACTGGACCAAAACTGATCTGGTCAAACTAGGTAAAGCGAACCGTATCACGGTCATTGGCGAAGGCTCGCATTTTACTTTCTTCATCAACAATCAATATCTGACCGAGTTCACAGATGACACGCTCACCAAAGGTTCCACTGCGTTGGCGGTTGAACTCACAGACACAGACGACCACGCCCTCATTGAGTTCGACAACTTCGATCTACGCGCGCCATGACCAACCAATCCCGAGGGGATGGCAAGATTCTAGAAATAGACGATATTGAAAAAATCCCGAAGGGATGACATTGTTTGAACCTATGTCATCCCTTCGGGATTGATAAACACGATCTGAAATCTATAATCATTTCACTCCTTCGGAGTTATCGATCACTCTCCCCACACGGCTTTCACTAACGCTGGCAGTATTTCACCAGATTTGCCATGAAAGGCATAATCCACTTTGGAAGTGAGAGGTGTTGGCTCGGCGTTGACTTCGATCACGACCGCCCCTTTGTGTCGAGCCGCATGCGCCAGAGACGCGGCCGGTTGCACAACTCCTGACGTGCCAATCGAGATGAACACATCGCAGGAACGAGTCGCTTCGATAGCGGCTTCAAGTTGCTCGCGTGGCAAGGATTCCCCAAACCAAACCACATCTGGCCTCAACAAGCCACCGCATGACTCACACTTGGGAACAGACTCCATATCGTCCCCCCATATTTCAGTGAACATATAACATTCGGAACAACGTACACGCTGGATATTGCCGTGCAGTTCAAGGACATTTTGATTGCCCGCCATGCGGTGCAGGCCGTCCACGTTTTGGGTGATGATGGTAAATTGCGAGACGCGTTTTTCGATCTCGACTAACGCATAATGACCAGGGTTGGGTCGTACAGCCTTGATCGCTTCGCGCCGCCATGCATACCAATCCCAAATCAGTTTGGGGTCACGGGCAAACGCTTCAGGCGACGCTAGGTCTTCGGGTTTGTACTGCGCCCATAAACCAACTTGCGCGTCGCGAAAGGTGCGGAGTCCGCTTTCTTGCGAGGCACCGGCTCCTGTAAGTGCGACCAGTTTCGAGGTCCGAAGAAGAAGCGAGAGAAGTTCAGGCGGGAAAGTTAAAGTCCACACTTTGCCAGTGTCAGGTTGTGATCATAGAGCTGGGTGCGTCCAAGGATCTCAAGGTCTTCATTGACCGAGACAAGTTCATATTCGATCCAGGCGTTCTTGTAACCCGAATAACGTCTGAGGTTATATGTTTCGACGTTGTAATTGAATGACCCATCATCGACCTTGATCATTTCAGCGCCCGCGCTCCATTCACCAACGTTGAGAGTGTTTTGTTTATCACGTAAACGCAAAAAGAGGAAGACACGGTCGGTGCGGTCAGGGTCTTCAACTTGGGCCGTAATCTTAATAGCACGTGTCACACATGCACCCTGCCCCCAATACAGAACAGGCGCAGAATATTGGATCAACTTAAACCCGGAGTTCTGGCTAAAGAACGTAACACTGCTCATGTCGTTGATAAATTCTTCCGAGAAAGTGGGAAGAGGCACGATCGTATCTGTCGGCACAACAATGGGCACGGCATTCGGCGCCAATGGCGTTGTGGCTGGCGTGAATGTGATGGGAGTTGCGACCTTCGTGGCAAACAGATCACGGGTTGGGATCTTCGTGACGGTCGGCTGAGGCGTATCGGTGTTCACAGGGATGGGCGTAGGGGTCGTCAACAAGGCATTGATATCGGGCAGTTGGATACTGCCACAACTGGCGAGCAATAGAGTAAGTAGAAGAACGGGAATAATCTTTTTCATGGTATGTCTCATCATGGAACTAAAACGTCACAATGTGTAAGCGATACGCTGGTGCGGTCCACAACCGAACGCCCAAGCACGTTCAACCCAACTGTGGATGCCACCATTTGGTATTGCAACCACGCATCTTCATAGAACATGTAATCCTCGATCTGGTCGAGTTCCAGTTTGTAGAAATATTTACCTTGATCGTTATCTTTCATAATGGCGCCTGCGCCCCATTCGGTATTGCGCCCGCTGAATTTATCCTGAAGTTTTATGAAAAGCAAAACGTATTTCAATCTTCGCACTGGGGTTACGTTGGCAATAAAAGTGATCGAACGGTCGCCATCACAGGCGCTTCCCCACACAACCTGGCTGGTTGATCTTGAAACATATGTAAAGATATTAGGAGAGGGCGTGAACAGGCTCGGGTCTATCGGTTCGAGCGTGATGGTGGGACGGAATGTCTCAGTCGGTGGCACGGTACGCGTGGGCGGCGGAAGCGTGATGAGCGGGTCTTGCGTGGGCGGTATCTCGGTGGGAGCCGCGGTATTGATCGCAAACGGATCACGCGTGGATGTCGGCGTAGGGAAATGCGTGACCGTTGGCTGAGGCGTAAATGTCGGCGCTGGCGTAGCTGGGGTGAGAAAAGAGAGATCCAGCGGTGGGAGCGCAGAGCAGGCTGTGATGATTACCGAAAGAAGAAGGATGACTGTCTTTTTCATGAGTTCCTCATGGACAATTTTATACCCATCGCACCGCGGGCACTATATCAATTGTATCCGGTTTGACGTGGATTGACCTCCCCCTTTGGCCTTGCGTCCTTGTTTGGAATACGCCTCTTTCTTGGACACCGAGCCTGATTCAGCGGAAAGGACTTGTCACTCCGCTATGACGTACGCCAGCTTTACGGCTCCCATTGAGGTTGCCAATCGGGCTCAGGGTTATCCGTGATCTGGCGCATGGACGAACCATCGGCCCGCATGATAAAGAGATCAGCCTGATCGTTGTTCCGCAAGGAATTGAATGCGATCCACTGACCATCGGGAGAATAGGAACAAGCCGCGTTGTTGCCGCCTTGTGTGAGTTGGGCGGCGGTCTTCGCTTCCACATCAATGCGAAAAATATTCTTATCGCCTTCGGACCCAGCGTAGATCAACAGATACTTTCCATCTGGCGACCAATCAAGACTACCTCCAATACCGCTGAGACCACGCGTCAACTGGCGGACATCGGTAGCATCTGGGTTCATGAGGAATATTTCGTAGGCGTTCGGTTGATCCACGGCCATGGCAAATGCGATTGTCTTGCCATCTGGCGACCAATCGGCAGAGACAATGGTATTCGGCCCGGCATATAACAACTTTGCATTCTTGCCTGTGTTCTCCACCGTCCACAAAGAGGTTGGCCCGTCAGCCGCACGGTTGGCGAACAGGATGGTATTGCCATCAGGAGAAAAACTTGGCGAGAAGGCATTCCCAACATTTTGGGTCAAACGCAATAAGCGCGAGCCGTTGAATATAAAGAGGAATAGGTCGAAGTATCCACCATTTTGATTTGCCGCATAGACAATTGAGCCGCCCAACGGCGAAAACACAGGGTAATAATTATGCGCTTCCACATTTGTGAGCTGTTGGTAACCCGTCCCATCAGCGTTGACCATGCAAAGCTGATTGAAATCACCGCGCGTGCAAGTGAAGATAATGCGACCGATGTTAGGCCTTGTCGGTGCGGGAGCAGGTGTATAGGTTGGCAGAGCAGTTGGAAGGTCGGGGTCTGAGGCGTTGACATCGCCAAGGTTAATGTTCGCCGCAGGGATCAGCATACAGAGGCCAATCATGAGCACGATCAGGATCAATCCGATTGGTACTTGGAAGCGCGAGTTTTTATTTCGTCGGGAAAAGAGTCGCCTTTGAGACATGAGTGAATTTTACATCGTTATTTTTTGTCATCGGGAATGGTAAAGCAAAAAGTGGAGCCCTTCCCCAAGCCTTCCGATTCGATCCATACCCAGCCATGATGCGTTTCGATGATGCGCTTGACTAGGGCAAGGCCGATGCCCGTGCCTTCCACCGTGGCATCTAATTTCTCGAACAAGCCAAAAATCTTGGTATGGTATTGTGCATCAACTCCAATGCCGTTATCTTTTATGAAAATAACCTGCTGACCTGCCGTATTACGAGTACCTATCTCAATAACTGGTTCTGGCTGATCTCCCATGTACTTGATGGCATTGTCGATCAGGTTCTCGAATACTTCCAACAGACGGATGCGGTCACCATACAGAACAGGCAGAACATCTGCGATCACAATTTTGACATTTGAAGAAAGGATTTTTGCATCCAGTAGATCGAGAGTATCCTGCACCAATTCTCGGCAATCGATCTCTTCAGGCGGGTTGACGACACGACCAATGCGCGAGAGTTCAAGCAGTTCTGAGAGTAGGGCATCCATTTTATCCGCCGCATGTGCAATACGTTGCATATCATGTTCGGCCCGTTCAGGGCGATTCTCCTTCACATCTTTTTTGAGCATGCCGATAAAACCCTTGATGGTAACCAGCGGATTCCGTAGATCATGCGAGACCGTGTAAGCAAAACGTTCAAGCTCGGCGTTCTTTTTGTTCAACTCATCAATATATTGCTCACGCTCATTCTGCAAGTGTCTGCGTTGTTCGATCTCATCTCCCAATTGGAGAATGACACCCCGTTGCTTTTGCAAGGATGTTTCCATCTGAAGGCGCAAATAACGGACAATAAACACGATCATACTTTCCTGTGCGGCGAGGGTGATGAACGTTGTCCAGAAATCGGTAAAGGGTTGACCCGAAGAAAGAAGCGGAGGATCGTAGTAGTTCATATCCAGCCAATGTCCCCAACCTCCAATGACGGTCAACTGAAAGATCAAAAAGAACAAAATGGCATTACTCGGCAAGAGCAGTGTACCCAGAATCCCCTGAAGAATGATCGAGATCTGATACCCTGAATACCAATACCCCTCAATGGAAAGACTGAGCAGGTCGGTGAGATTCCAGTGCAGGAGGTAAAACACACCCGCCCAGCCGACTTTTTGTCCTACCAGAAAGTAGATCGAAAACATTATGGGGACGATAAATATAAATAGATTGACCCACAATGGGAAGAAAGGCGTAGTCAGTTCAGGAGCGCCAGAATACGCGCGTTGTATACCGAAACCACGCAAAAGGATCGTGATAGGCAACAAGACACGCAAGGCGCGTTCACGATATATAACGGTTGGATCAGTAGAACGTGTGGTGAACCACCATTTCCACAAGCGGATGATGGGGTTGTGCGACGTGTTCATTCTGTCTTTCCTTTCATCAGAAGACTCGAAAGACTTCACCGACGAGCATTACCCCCGTTGTGTCGAATTTATCCTATTAGACGCGACGTGGGTTCCCAAAAACCTGATACCCGACCTCAACTCATTGACACTTGTCAAATGGATAAGCTTTGAATGAAACATCTTTATTTTACAACGAAATGCAGGCCAAACTTAAGCATCCCAAGTACTATTTGTAAAAAGGAGAACATGCCGAATGCAAGGGAGCTAAACTACAGAATCGTAAAACTCCCCAATCGGCAAAACCGTATGAAGTAGATCAGGTGAGATTTTTCTTTCCCCGCAAAGAACAAAAAGGGATGCAACTCTGCCCAGCCCATCGCATGTTCTTCCAACCCGTCTTCAACCTGTTCCCTCTCCTCGGGTGATAACCACTCAGGCAGATCATCCAGCCAACATGCGGAGGACCAACTCAAATCCATGTTGTGATCGGGTATATCGTCCAATGACTTCTCCAGCGCACGCGCCAAAGACCGGGCATCCTCCGCACTGACCACCTGCCCATCGTTCGTCAGGTACGTACCATCCCATTCTGCATTGAGCAGATGCAAATTCAATCCAACAGGCGGACGTGTCCCCAAGGGTTGCCAGCCATACAAGCGGGCAAGTTCGAGGGTCTTCATCAAGAATTCCCTGCTCCATCTTCTTGAAATGGCTGTGGAGTCATTGAAGAGTTCGATACTCATAAGATGCCAATCACCAGTTCACGTTCAGGCTGTTACATCCTGAACAATAGGTAATGCCACGCTCCAACAGTTTATGAGCACACCTTCCACACACATCACCTGGACCTGAAATATGATGGATCATCTGCTTGCAATCGCGCAAGTTCAAGTTCAGTCGCTTGTGGATCAAGACCATCGCTTCGATCTTGCGATCTCCGCGACACGCAGTCGCCAATTCCAGTTGAATCGCTTCATCAATTTCAGAGGGGAGTGTCAGTGAGCCGTTACATTGGGGGCATTCGTAAACTTCGTCCATAAATAATACTTGCCTGTCACTCATTATACTCATTTACAGCTCTGCATATGGCGATGCGCTTTGCAGGAAAATGAAAGTCGCAACTCCCATAAAGCCACACTACCCCGCCATGCGGTACAATTCCTAAACTATCACCACTAACCGCTAAAAGCTAATTGCTAATAGCTAATAGCTAAAACCTACCCACTAAAAATGTCATCCATCGAAGTTCATAACCTCCAAAAAACATTCCAGACTAAACGCAAAACCGAAGGGCTGGGCGGCTCTGTGCGCTCCCTCATCAAACCACAATACAGCTCCATCGAAGCAGTGCGCGGCATCTCGTTTGAAATGGAAGCGGGTGAACTGCTTGGCTTCATCGGCCCAAACGGCGCAGGCAAATCCACCACGATCAAAATGCTCACAGGCATTCTGCACCCCAGTGGCGGCGATGCCAAAGTGCTCGGGTACGTTCCGTGGAAAGAACGACAACAACTCGCCTATCACATCGGCACCGTCTTCGGTCAACGCCCGCAGTTGTGGTATCACCTCCCCGCCATCGATACCTTCCGTCTCTTCGGCAAGATTTTCGAAATGGAAGATAGCGAGACACAAAAGCGCATCGCCTTTCTTTCGGAAGCGTTCGAGATTGGCGACCTCTTGGAGACTCCCGTACGCAAACTTTCCCTCGGGCAACGGATGCGCTGTGAAGTCGCCGCCTCGCTTCTTCACCGACCGAAGCTGGTTCTCCTCGATGAGCCTTCCATTGGCTTGGACGTGGTCGCCAAACAACACATCCGAGATGCCATCCGCGAAATGGCAAGGGTAGAGAACGTTGGTGTCCTACTCACATCTCATGATGCAGGCGATCTCGAAGCCTTATGTCGCCGCGTCATCGTCATCAATCACGGACAGATGGTCTACGAAGATAAAGTCTCCAACCTCAAACGCAAATTCCTCACATCCAAGTTGGTTGAAGTGCGTTACGCTGAAGAAGTATCGAAAACCTTCAAAGTGGAAGGTACCGAGATGATCAAGATCGGTCAATATGGAGTGAAGCTACGGTTCGACACCCACACAACTCCTGTCGAAAAAGTGTTATCGCATCTGACGGATGCAGGCAGTGTAGTTGATATCACCATCTCCGACCCGCCACTGGAAGAGGTCATTGCAAAGATCTATCAGACACAGGCATAACCCTGAGAGACTTCCTGCAGATCATCGTAACAGTAGAGCAAGCTCTGACCCCGAAGGCAGTGTATTGAGCTTGTCGAAACAGGTCGAATGATTGTAGATTGTATAATGCAATATATTCAAGGATGTAGACAGGAGCCCCCCATGTCAAAGTATCGCGTCACAACGGCCGCATTACGTTTACGTTCTGGGCCTGGCACAACTTACGAAATCATCGGCATGATCTATCGGGATAATACCGTCGAGGGCACTGAGATCACGAACGACTGGGTCCATATAAAAACAGTTGACAATATAGTAGGCTGGAGTCATCGCGCCTATCTTGAACTACAGGCAGAACTCCCACCTCCATCCAACGGAGATACCGTCTACCGCGTAGATGCCACCAGCCTCAACTTGCGTCAGGGCCCCGGAACAAACTACGCAACAGTTGGTTCGCTCATCAAGGGCGAAATGGTCAATGGGCTGGCCCTTTCGCCAGATGGCCTGTGGGCACAGGTTAAGAAGTCAAACAGGGCAACGGGCTGGGCTTCGCTCCAGTACATGTCCAGAGTCATCATTCCACCTGCCAGCTCCACAGATATTCAAATGATCGTCACAACCGACACATTGAATGTCCGCTCTGGACCCGGCACGGGGTACACGATCGTCGGCAAGGTCAACCGTGGAGATCGCTTGATCTACATCAGCGCCACGCCAGATTGGGCATGGGTTAACCTCAAGATCAGCGATACCAAAACTGGCTGGTGCTCTTCAAAGTACCTGATGGAACAGAACGATCTCTTCGCCCTGCCATCTGAGTATCCTGCTACAGGCTTTCACCGTGCATTGACAGATACCTTATACATGCGAGAAGGCCCTGGCGAAAATTATCCACAAACTGTAGAGATGAAATTCAATCGCGTCGTCATCGTGGATACGCTTTCAAGCGATGGCAAATGGAAACACTGCACAAACGCTTGGGGCGAATCAGGTTGGTATCCAGTAGAACGCCTCTCCCCGCTCGGAGATGTAGCCATCCAGAAAAGCAAAGAAGAGTTCCCGTGGCTTCCCATCGCATTCGCAGAGTTCGGGACACGTGAGATCCCCGGGGCAAAGAACAATCCCCGAATTGTGGAATACCTGAACAGCACAGACCTGGCCCAGAAATATCCCTACCTGCCCGACGAAACGGATTGGTGCGCGGCCTTCGTCAACTGGTGTATCGAAAAAAGCGGACTTTCCTCCATGAACTCGGCCCTTGTCAATCCGTGGACGAAGTGGGGTAAAGCATCGAATCCCCCTAAACGAGGGGCTGTCATCACCTTCCTCTGGGATGATGGCTGGGCACATGTCTCATTCTATCTAGGCGAGATCGGCAATTACGTCGTCTGTCTGGGCGGCAATCAAAGCGACGCGACATGGATCTCGGTGTACCACAAGAAATATGTAACAAGTTATCGCGTTTACTAGTAGATGGTGCATCGCATCTTCATAGAAAATATGAATCCAAAGCGTGGATTCGTCTGCTTTTGTGGACCAATCCACCCGTGTGGTGCGACGCACTCAGCCAGCACACTCGCTGACTCTATATCATAAAGAGAGAAGAATGAAATCATTTCCCATTGCATTGAAAAGACCTTACGAGATCACACAACACGGCGAGACACGCATAGATCATTACCACTGGCTCCGTCAACGCGAAGACCCTGATGTGTTGAAGCATTTACATGTTGAGATGGATTATCTCGAAGAGGTCATGGGGCACACGAAGCCATTACAAGAGACGCTTTTCTCCGAGATGAAGGAAAGGATTCAGGAAACCGATTCAACTGTCCCTGAAGAGAGAGGCGGGTATCTGTATTACGAGAGAACAGAAGCAGGGAAGCAGTATCCTATTTTTTGCAGGAAAAAGATTTCGACGGGAAGTCCAGAAGAGATTTTGCTCGATCAAAACGTATTAGCGGAGGGGAAAGATTTTTGCAGTGTCAGCGCATTTGAGGTCAGCCCTGATGGCAACACGCTTGCATACTCTGTGGATGTGAAGGGCGATGAAGTATATACGATCTACTTCAAGAACCTTGTTACTCAAGCGTTGTATCCTGAAACAATAGCGAACGCAAGCGGCAGTGTGTACTATCACACAGGCGTTGAATGGGCGAACAATAGCAAGACGCTCTTCTATTCAACGTTGGACGATGCCAAGCGTCCGTTCAAGTTGCATCGCCACGAACTCGGGACCAACCCATCACAAGATGTTACGGTCTACACAGAAGAAGACGAAACATACTTCCTGTTCTTTCGCAAAACGTGCGACGATCTTTATATCATCACCGAACATCACAGCACACTGACAAGTGAAGCGCGTTTTCTCTCGGCAGATCAACCTAATGGTGAACTGAAAATCATTTCGCCACGCAGGCAGGGCGTTGAGTTCTACGTCAACCACCACAAAGGATTCTTTTACATCCTTACAAACGAGAATGCGAAGAACTTCAAGCTTGTCAAAGCGCCTGTTGCCAATGCAAGCCATGAACATTGGCAGGAAGTTATCCCCCATCACAATGATGTCATGCTGACCGCAATGGATACCTTCGCCAATCATCTCGTATTGTATGAGCGCAAAAACGGCTTGCCGCAAATCCGTATCTTTGATGCGGACGATATGAGCAACTCACATTACGTCAACTTCCCTGACCCCACGTATTACTTTGAGCCAGAAAGAAATAGCGAATTCAACACAAACTCTCTGCGCATCAAATATTCATCGCTCATTACGCCTGTATCGATTGTGGATTACCACATGGTCACAAAAGAATGGGAGTTGAAGAAAGAAGATAAGATCAACGGATACGACAGATCAAACTATGTCTGCGATCTTATTTACGCAACTGCATCGGACGGAAAACAAATTCCTATTTCGATCTCGTATCGCAAAGATCTAAAACTGGATGGGAGCCATCCGACTCTGCTACACGGATACGGAGCCTATGGCGCCAACCTTGAAGCGGAGTTTACACCCAATCGCATCAGCCTTCTGGACCGTGGGTTTGTGTACGCCATCGGACACGTTCGTGGCTCTTCGGTCTTGGGGCGTGAATGGTACGAAGAGGGAAAGGTTTTGAAAAAGAAGAATTCCTTCACTGACTTTATCGCATGTGCGGAGTATCTCATTGAGAAAGGCTTTACCTCAAAAGATAAACTCGCCATCCTTGGCGTGTCAGCAGGTGGCCTGCTCGTGACCTCGTGCATGATCATGCGTCCCGACTTGTACAAGGCTGTCATCGCCAAAGTCCCATTCGTGGATGTCATCAACTCGATGAGTGACCCAACCATTCCGCTTACGACACATGAATACGATGAATGGGGCAACCCCGAGATCAAAGAACAGTATGAGTATATGATGTCCTACTCCCCGTATGACAACATCAAGACAAGGGAATATCCAAATCTTTTATTGACGGCTGGGTACAACGATCCGCGTGTCGCGTATTGGGAACCTGCCAAATTTGCGGCAAAGCTACGCGAATCAAAAACTGACGACAATCTGCTGTTGCTTAAGACCAACTTCCATGCAGGCCATGCTGGTTCTTCAGGACGGTATGATTTCTTGAAGGAAGTCGCATTCGAATATGTGTTCCTGATCGATAGATTGAGCTAGAAACAAAACAACTCCCGAGAATCTCGGGAGTTGTTGATCAAACATACAAGAGCGTTTAGGCGGGTTGACTTGCCTTCGCGACGATGTCTTCCAGCATCTTTGTGCTAAGTGATTTGGGACGTTCGATGGGCCAGCCGAGGGCACGTGCCCAAACATAGTTGGCGGTCACACCGAGGGCACGACCGACACCAAAGAGAACGGTATAGAAGTCGAATTCGCGCACGCCATAGTAATACTGCAATGCACCAGAGATCGCATCCACGTTCGGGGCGGGATTCTTGGCCTTGCCTTGTTCGCGCAGAACGGTTGGCACTACATCGAAGACCATGTCCGCAAGGCGGATGAGGTCATCTTGCGGGAAACGCTTCTTGGCAAATTCCATCTGTGCAGTGAAGCGCGGATCGGGCACACGTAAAACAGCGTGACCATAACCAGGGATGACATGTCCACTGTTGAGGGTGTCCCATGCGAATTTGTAGAGTTCATCGCGTGAGGGCACGCCACCAAACTGCTTATGGACATCCAACAACCAACCGAGACATTCCTGATTCGCAAGTCCATGTAGAGGGCCAGCCAACGCATTTAAAGCAGCTGAAAAGGCGTAGAAAGCGTCTGATAGTGTAGAAGCAGTCAGATGCATGGCGTGAGCCGAAGCATTTCCAGATTCATGATCGGAGTGGATAATGAAGTACAGGCGGGCAAGTTCAGCGTATCCCTTTTTATCTTTCACTTTCATAATGCGCGCAAAGTTCGTACCGTAATCCTGTTTGGGGTTGTATTTCAACTTCTTGGTTTCGTTGAAATACTTCATGCGGTAGATGAAGGCCGCGATCAAAGGAAGTTTCGCTGTGAGGTTCAGGCTGTCTTCCAGAGCAGCTTCCCAATATGCATCTTTCTTCATGCTGTGATACTTGCTCGCAAAAACGGAACCGCCCTGCAAGGCCAACACAGCCTGCGAGAGAAGCACCATCGGGTGCGTATCTTTCGGCATGGACTTGAGCATTTTGTAAACGTGATCGGGAAGTTCAGCGCGCTTTGCCCATTCGGCTTCCACTTCCAAGGCTTGTTCCTTGGTGGGCACTTCACCGATCATGAGCAGGTAATACAAACCACC
Proteins encoded in this window:
- a CDS encoding S9 family peptidase gives rise to the protein MKSFPIALKRPYEITQHGETRIDHYHWLRQREDPDVLKHLHVEMDYLEEVMGHTKPLQETLFSEMKERIQETDSTVPEERGGYLYYERTEAGKQYPIFCRKKISTGSPEEILLDQNVLAEGKDFCSVSAFEVSPDGNTLAYSVDVKGDEVYTIYFKNLVTQALYPETIANASGSVYYHTGVEWANNSKTLFYSTLDDAKRPFKLHRHELGTNPSQDVTVYTEEDETYFLFFRKTCDDLYIITEHHSTLTSEARFLSADQPNGELKIISPRRQGVEFYVNHHKGFFYILTNENAKNFKLVKAPVANASHEHWQEVIPHHNDVMLTAMDTFANHLVLYERKNGLPQIRIFDADDMSNSHYVNFPDPTYYFEPERNSEFNTNSLRIKYSSLITPVSIVDYHMVTKEWELKKEDKINGYDRSNYVCDLIYATASDGKQIPISISYRKDLKLDGSHPTLLHGYGAYGANLEAEFTPNRISLLDRGFVYAIGHVRGSSVLGREWYEEGKVLKKKNSFTDFIACAEYLIEKGFTSKDKLAILGVSAGGLLVTSCMIMRPDLYKAVIAKVPFVDVINSMSDPTIPLTTHEYDEWGNPEIKEQYEYMMSYSPYDNIKTREYPNLLLTAGYNDPRVAYWEPAKFAAKLRESKTDDNLLLLKTNFHAGHAGSSGRYDFLKEVAFEYVFLIDRLS
- a CDS encoding PD40 domain-containing protein, with translation MIGLCMLIPAANINLGDVNASDPDLPTALPTYTPAPAPTRPNIGRIIFTCTRGDFNQLCMVNADGTGYQQLTNVEAHNYYPVFSPLGGSIVYAANQNGGYFDLFLFIFNGSRLLRLTQNVGNAFSPSFSPDGNTILFANRAADGPTSLWTVENTGKNAKLLYAGPNTIVSADWSPDGKTIAFAMAVDQPNAYEIFLMNPDATDVRQLTRGLSGIGGSLDWSPDGKYLLIYAGSEGDKNIFRIDVEAKTAAQLTQGGNNAACSYSPDGQWIAFNSLRNNDQADLFIMRADGSSMRQITDNPEPDWQPQWEP
- a CDS encoding GHKL domain-containing protein yields the protein MNTSHNPIIRLWKWWFTTRSTDPTVIYRERALRVLLPITILLRGFGIQRAYSGAPELTTPFFPLWVNLFIFIVPIMFSIYFLVGQKVGWAGVFYLLHWNLTDLLSLSIEGYWYSGYQISIILQGILGTLLLPSNAILFFLIFQLTVIGGWGHWLDMNYYDPPLLSSGQPFTDFWTTFITLAAQESMIVFIVRYLRLQMETSLQKQRGVILQLGDEIEQRRHLQNEREQYIDELNKKNAELERFAYTVSHDLRNPLVTIKGFIGMLKKDVKENRPERAEHDMQRIAHAADKMDALLSELLELSRIGRVVNPPEEIDCRELVQDTLDLLDAKILSSNVKIVIADVLPVLYGDRIRLLEVFENLIDNAIKYMGDQPEPVIEIGTRNTAGQQVIFIKDNGIGVDAQYHTKIFGLFEKLDATVEGTGIGLALVKRIIETHHGWVWIESEGLGKGSTFCFTIPDDKK
- a CDS encoding ATP-binding cassette domain-containing protein, with product MSSIEVHNLQKTFQTKRKTEGLGGSVRSLIKPQYSSIEAVRGISFEMEAGELLGFIGPNGAGKSTTIKMLTGILHPSGGDAKVLGYVPWKERQQLAYHIGTVFGQRPQLWYHLPAIDTFRLFGKIFEMEDSETQKRIAFLSEAFEIGDLLETPVRKLSLGQRMRCEVAASLLHRPKLVLLDEPSIGLDVVAKQHIRDAIREMARVENVGVLLTSHDAGDLEALCRRVIVINHGQMVYEDKVSNLKRKFLTSKLVEVRYAEEVSKTFKVEGTEMIKIGQYGVKLRFDTHTTPVEKVLSHLTDAGSVVDITISDPPLEEVIAKIYQTQA
- a CDS encoding NAD-dependent deacylase; the protein is MWTLTFPPELLSLLLRTSKLVALTGAGASQESGLRTFRDAQVGLWAQYKPEDLASPEAFARDPKLIWDWYAWRREAIKAVRPNPGHYALVEIEKRVSQFTIITQNVDGLHRMAGNQNVLELHGNIQRVRCSECYMFTEIWGDDMESVPKCESCGGLLRPDVVWFGESLPREQLEAAIEATRSCDVFISIGTSGVVQPAASLAHAARHKGAVVIEVNAEPTPLTSKVDYAFHGKSGEILPALVKAVWGE
- a CDS encoding TIGR02594 family protein — encoded protein: MSKYRVTTAALRLRSGPGTTYEIIGMIYRDNTVEGTEITNDWVHIKTVDNIVGWSHRAYLELQAELPPPSNGDTVYRVDATSLNLRQGPGTNYATVGSLIKGEMVNGLALSPDGLWAQVKKSNRATGWASLQYMSRVIIPPASSTDIQMIVTTDTLNVRSGPGTGYTIVGKVNRGDRLIYISATPDWAWVNLKISDTKTGWCSSKYLMEQNDLFALPSEYPATGFHRALTDTLYMREGPGENYPQTVEMKFNRVVIVDTLSSDGKWKHCTNAWGESGWYPVERLSPLGDVAIQKSKEEFPWLPIAFAEFGTREIPGAKNNPRIVEYLNSTDLAQKYPYLPDETDWCAAFVNWCIEKSGLSSMNSALVNPWTKWGKASNPPKRGAVITFLWDDGWAHVSFYLGEIGNYVVCLGGNQSDATWISVYHKKYVTSYRVY